In the genome of Candidatus Syntrophosphaera sp., the window TGCTTAACGGCGATATCTTCGACCTCTGGTTCGATTGGAAATACGCCATGATCAAGCAGTATTTCCCCCTGCTCCACAGGCTGGCGGAAATAGCCGAAAACGGCTGCAGGCTGGTGCTGGTGAGCGGAAACCACGATTTCTGGTTTGGAGATTTTCTTTCCCGCTACTTGGGAATGGAGATCCATGACGACAAATTTTCCCTCGAGGCGGATGGCAAAAAAATGCTCTTCACCCATGGTGACCTGCATACGGTCAATGACTTTCGCTACAAGTTTTTCCGCCGCCTGGTCCGCTTCCCGGCCACCAGGAAGCTTTTTTCCCTGCTCCATCCGGACCTGGCCCTGGCCCTGGGTGGGAAAATGTCCCGCTCCAGCAGGCTGCGCGAGGTTTCCCACATCCTGCAGAGCAAAAAAAGCAGCGGCCTGCTCAGATACGCCCAAAGCCAGATCCGCAGGAACAAATTTGACCTCGTGTTCATGGGCCACAGCCACAAACCCGCCATCAGGGAACTGGAGGGCGGCACCTATGTGAACAGCGGGGATTGGATACAAAACCACAGCTATGTGGAGATCATCAATGGAATTTTACATCTTGAACACTATGCCAACAAGGAGAATCAAAATGAAACGGATCCATCTCAAAACGGCCCTGACGGCCATGATCCTGCTGCTCAGCCTCACCCTGCTGAATTGTCAGACGAACGCGGGTAAGGGCGAAGCCAACGCATTGGAGGAGAACATGCAAACAGAACAGAACGTCGTGAAAGCGACCATGGTGACCACCTACGGAAACATCGAGCTGGAACTCTGGCCGGACAAGACTCCCAAGACCGTGGAGAACTTTGTCAAGCTCAGCAGCGAAGGCTTTTACGACGACACCTATTTTCATCGCGTCATCCCGGATTTCATGATCCAGGGCGGCGATCCCAACACCAAGGACGGGGACCGCGCCAACGACGGACAGGGCGGCCCGGACTACCGTTTTGAAGACGAATGCTACACCCAGGGCGAACAGGTGACCGGCAGCATCGAGGATGAAGAGACCGCCATGCTGGTCTGGTCCCAGATCATCATTCCCTACATGCAATCCGCCTCTGCCCCTGCCGAAGAGGTTTTCGACGTTGTCCGCAGGGTGCAGGAAACCCAATCCGGAGCCCCCATCATGGAACACACGATCGAGTGGTTTCAGGAGCGCACCGGACTCCGCGATCCCTTGCATGCCCAGATCCTGATCTCGCCTGTGCTCTATGCCCACATCTGCATGGCCAACGCGGGCCCCAACACCAACGGCTCCCAGTTCTTCATCGTCACCCGCGAAGGCGGAACCCCCCATCTGGACGGGCGCCACACGGTTTTTGGAAAGGTAACCCAGGGCATGGACGTCGTGCATACGATCGAAAACCTGCCCCGCGACAGCGCGGACAACCCCAACCCGGAAAACCAGGCTTTCATCAAGTCCATAACCATCCATAAATAAAACAGCCATGGCCCGGGTATCTGAATCCGCGCTCCAACAGGAGATAATGGCCTGGATAGGGCAAAACCAGTATGTC includes:
- a CDS encoding peptidylprolyl isomerase — its product is MKRIHLKTALTAMILLLSLTLLNCQTNAGKGEANALEENMQTEQNVVKATMVTTYGNIELELWPDKTPKTVENFVKLSSEGFYDDTYFHRVIPDFMIQGGDPNTKDGDRANDGQGGPDYRFEDECYTQGEQVTGSIEDEETAMLVWSQIIIPYMQSASAPAEEVFDVVRRVQETQSGAPIMEHTIEWFQERTGLRDPLHAQILISPVLYAHICMANAGPNTNGSQFFIVTREGGTPHLDGRHTVFGKVTQGMDVVHTIENLPRDSADNPNPENQAFIKSITIHK
- a CDS encoding UDP-2,3-diacylglucosamine diphosphatase; the protein is MRVCVISDIHYKFAPETEADLQNEELVLSFLRGAVGKYDLMVLNGDIFDLWFDWKYAMIKQYFPLLHRLAEIAENGCRLVLVSGNHDFWFGDFLSRYLGMEIHDDKFSLEADGKKMLFTHGDLHTVNDFRYKFFRRLVRFPATRKLFSLLHPDLALALGGKMSRSSRLREVSHILQSKKSSGLLRYAQSQIRRNKFDLVFMGHSHKPAIRELEGGTYVNSGDWIQNHSYVEIINGILHLEHYANKENQNETDPSQNGPDGHDPAAQPHPAELSDERG